A window of the bacterium genome harbors these coding sequences:
- the cobO gene encoding cob(I)yrinic acid a,c-diamide adenosyltransferase gives MTTPAPPKIRVQKGLVICYTGDGKGKTTAALGMAVRAAGYNWRTLIWQFIKGSWHYGELDGLQLLSPYVELRQKGEGFVGIVDDKLPREVHRQAALAALTEVKDEITSGHWQIVILDEIFVACQLGFLTGADLVALIDTKPANVHLVLTGRGAPPEVIERADLVTEMREIKHPYQKGELAQKGVDY, from the coding sequence ATGACGACGCCCGCACCCCCGAAAATCCGCGTCCAGAAGGGCCTGGTGATCTGCTACACCGGCGACGGCAAGGGGAAGACCACCGCCGCCCTCGGTATGGCCGTACGCGCCGCCGGTTACAACTGGCGGACCTTGATCTGGCAGTTCATCAAGGGCTCCTGGCACTACGGCGAACTGGATGGCCTCCAACTGTTGTCTCCCTATGTCGAACTGCGCCAGAAAGGGGAGGGATTTGTCGGCATCGTCGACGACAAACTCCCCCGCGAGGTCCACCGCCAGGCCGCCCTCGCCGCCTTAACCGAGGTGAAGGATGAAATCACTTCGGGACACTGGCAGATCGTGATCCTCGATGAAATCTTCGTTGCCTGCCAACTCGGCTTCCTCACCGGCGCCGATCTGGTCGCCCTGATTGACACCAAGCCCGCCAACGTCCATCTGGTGCTCACCGGACGAGGCGCGCCGCCCGAGGTGATCGAACGCGCCGACCTCGTCACCGAAATGCGCGAGATCAAACACCCCTACCAAAAGGGCGAACTGGCGCAAAAAGGCGTCGATTACTGA
- a CDS encoding DUF6504 family protein, which yields MSPRFVGERIDVETEGTVKQPVALVWRGQRHGVTEVIAAWFDWGFSPAATQKNWRTRRHRNYFRVKLDNGDICEIYLDRPPSSAEGEWFLYQILD from the coding sequence ATGTCACCGCGCTTTGTCGGGGAGAGGATCGACGTCGAAACTGAAGGGACCGTCAAGCAGCCGGTCGCGCTGGTCTGGCGCGGACAGCGGCATGGCGTGACCGAGGTGATCGCCGCCTGGTTCGACTGGGGTTTCTCGCCGGCGGCCACCCAGAAGAACTGGCGCACCCGCCGCCACCGGAACTACTTCCGCGTCAAGCTCGACAACGGCGACATCTGCGAAATCTACCTCGACCGCCCGCCGTCCAGCGCCGAAGGGGAGTGGTTCCTGTATCAAATCCTTGACTAA
- the der gene encoding ribosome biogenesis GTPase Der, translated as MRLPIVCIIGRPNVGKSTLFNRLVGRRLAVVDPTPGVTRDRLYAETECDGRRFALVDTGGLVMQSDDEMQREIASQAQIAIEEADAVIFLVDGKVGIHQDDEAIARMLLRSGKPAILAVNKIDGPKQDADIYDFSRLGPLEPLGISALHGRAAGDLLERLVAILPPEEPAEEPEEIESIALAIVGRPNVGKSSLVNRLLGEERMIVSARAGTTRDSVDSVLEYEGVRFTLIDTAGLRRASRVHQSLEFYTTLRSVKAVQRADVVCVLIDASQQLGTQDLKIAEAAALAGKALFFVINKWDLIEKDESTAGQYVHDLRIRARSFAWAPVVFISVLTGQRAVKILDMAREVLAENRKRIPTAELNETVLNDMRDKPPPAVQGKHIKINYITQTEATPPTFIVFCNHPKLIGESYQRFVVNRIRERYGFTGAPIRLWWRSKSPRD; from the coding sequence ATGCGCCTGCCCATTGTCTGCATCATCGGACGCCCCAACGTGGGCAAATCGACGCTGTTCAACCGTCTGGTCGGACGGCGCCTGGCGGTGGTCGATCCGACCCCCGGCGTCACCCGCGACCGTCTCTACGCCGAAACCGAGTGCGATGGCCGCCGCTTCGCACTCGTCGACACCGGCGGCCTCGTCATGCAATCGGATGATGAGATGCAGCGCGAAATCGCCTCGCAGGCGCAGATCGCCATCGAGGAAGCCGATGCGGTGATCTTCCTGGTCGACGGCAAAGTCGGCATCCACCAGGACGATGAGGCGATCGCACGCATGCTCCTGCGTTCCGGCAAGCCGGCGATTCTCGCGGTCAACAAGATCGACGGCCCCAAACAGGATGCCGACATCTATGACTTCAGCCGCCTCGGCCCGCTGGAGCCGCTGGGCATCTCCGCTTTGCACGGGCGTGCCGCCGGCGATCTGCTCGAACGGCTGGTCGCCATCCTGCCGCCGGAGGAACCGGCCGAAGAGCCCGAAGAGATCGAGTCGATCGCGCTGGCGATTGTCGGTCGCCCCAACGTCGGCAAGTCCTCGCTGGTCAATCGTCTCTTGGGCGAGGAACGGATGATCGTCTCCGCCCGCGCCGGCACCACCCGCGACTCGGTTGACTCGGTTCTGGAGTACGAGGGCGTTCGTTTCACGCTCATCGACACCGCCGGCCTACGACGCGCCAGCCGCGTCCATCAGTCGCTCGAGTTCTACACCACCCTGCGCAGCGTCAAGGCGGTCCAGCGCGCCGACGTCGTCTGTGTTCTGATCGACGCTTCCCAACAACTGGGCACTCAGGACCTTAAGATCGCCGAGGCCGCCGCCCTGGCCGGCAAGGCGCTCTTCTTCGTCATCAACAAGTGGGATCTGATCGAAAAGGATGAGTCCACCGCCGGGCAGTATGTGCATGACCTGCGCATACGCGCCCGCTCCTTCGCCTGGGCGCCGGTGGTCTTCATCTCCGTGCTCACCGGCCAACGCGCCGTCAAGATTCTTGACATGGCCCGCGAGGTGCTCGCCGAAAACCGCAAGCGCATCCCGACTGCCGAGCTCAATGAGACCGTCCTCAACGACATGCGCGACAAGCCGCCACCGGCCGTGCAGGGCAAGCACATCAAGATCAACTACATCACCCAGACAGAAGCGACCCCGCCGACCTTCATCGTCTTCTGCAACCACCCGAAGTTGATCGGCGAATCCTACCAACGCTTCGTCGTCAACCGCATCCGCGAACGCTACGGCTTCACTGGCGCGCCCATTCGTCTCTGGTGGCGCAGCAAAAGCCCGCGCGACTGA
- a CDS encoding efflux RND transporter periplasmic adaptor subunit — protein MRAVFRTLIVVLGLLAVSCAHEHDEADGGHAHGGEAAETENWAVTAWGEHFEIFAEAEPLVVGAVSRSHTHVTILDGFQPLVEGRVAAILRSAGGTEEVFVREEALRAGIFSIDIAPSVAGEYDLFFRVQTAARDELIPSGRVSVGTAASPGGLVEPPPGPSSDGAGGSAPVGFLKEQQWKTSFATAWTGHGAIRRTVIGAGRLRPAAGGDVVVSSPVNGVVDSDWRGYPGLRVRAGEPLLRLRPRASAEQSISELRSELALARLQLERAEKLRATGAVSEADVEPLRARVAALEPLVESSAAEEILVASPLSGAVAEVWVTAGAAVDAGDSLLRVVKTAPVWLEAALPPAGAAAVSAGVTGLHLRLPGEAEPLSFVGDALRLVALSPAVDPATGTVTALLEIVPVDERLRLGAAVEAAIAVAARDSGVVIPAAALVDDGGTTVVYCQIEGEAFTRHEVHVRGREGTWALVEGIAPGMRLVTRGGAMIRRASLLSSGGIEGHVH, from the coding sequence GTGCGGGCAGTCTTTCGAACATTGATCGTTGTCCTGGGACTCCTGGCCGTGTCATGCGCGCATGAACACGACGAAGCCGACGGCGGGCATGCGCACGGCGGCGAGGCGGCCGAGACCGAAAACTGGGCGGTGACCGCCTGGGGCGAGCACTTCGAGATCTTCGCCGAAGCCGAACCGCTGGTGGTCGGCGCGGTGTCACGATCGCACACGCATGTGACGATCCTCGATGGCTTCCAGCCGCTGGTGGAGGGACGTGTCGCGGCGATCCTGCGGTCCGCCGGCGGGACCGAGGAGGTCTTTGTGCGCGAGGAGGCGTTGCGCGCGGGGATCTTCTCCATCGACATCGCTCCCTCCGTGGCGGGCGAGTATGATTTGTTCTTTCGTGTCCAGACCGCCGCACGCGACGAATTGATTCCATCGGGCCGTGTGAGTGTGGGCACGGCGGCATCACCGGGCGGGCTGGTGGAGCCGCCGCCGGGACCATCGAGCGACGGCGCGGGCGGCTCGGCGCCGGTGGGATTCCTCAAAGAACAGCAATGGAAGACATCCTTTGCGACGGCATGGACCGGGCACGGCGCGATACGCCGCACGGTGATCGGCGCGGGGCGTCTGCGCCCGGCGGCGGGCGGGGATGTGGTGGTCTCATCGCCGGTCAACGGCGTGGTGGACAGCGACTGGCGCGGGTATCCGGGCCTGCGTGTGCGCGCCGGGGAACCGCTTCTGCGTCTGCGTCCCCGCGCCAGCGCCGAACAGTCAATCTCGGAATTGCGCAGCGAGCTGGCGCTGGCGCGTCTGCAACTGGAACGCGCGGAGAAACTACGGGCCACCGGCGCGGTGAGCGAGGCGGATGTCGAGCCGCTGCGCGCGCGGGTGGCGGCGCTGGAGCCCTTGGTGGAATCCTCGGCGGCGGAGGAGATTTTGGTCGCCTCTCCCCTTTCGGGCGCGGTCGCCGAGGTGTGGGTGACGGCGGGCGCGGCGGTGGACGCCGGCGACTCGCTTCTGCGTGTGGTGAAGACCGCTCCGGTCTGGCTGGAAGCGGCGTTGCCGCCGGCGGGCGCGGCGGCGGTCAGCGCCGGGGTCACCGGGCTGCATCTGCGTCTGCCGGGCGAGGCGGAGCCGTTGTCATTTGTGGGTGATGCGCTGCGACTGGTCGCGCTGTCGCCGGCGGTCGATCCGGCCACCGGCACGGTGACCGCGCTTCTTGAGATCGTCCCGGTGGATGAGCGGCTGCGTCTGGGCGCGGCGGTGGAGGCGGCGATCGCGGTGGCCGCGCGCGACAGCGGCGTGGTCATCCCCGCGGCGGCGCTGGTCGACGACGGCGGCACGACGGTGGTCTACTGCCAGATTGAAGGGGAAGCGTTCACGCGTCACGAGGTGCATGTGCGGGGACGCGAGGGAACCTGGGCGCTGGTCGAGGGAATCGCGCCGGGGATGCGTTTGGTCACTCGCGGCGGCGCGATGATCCGGCGGGCATCGCTTTTGTCCTCCGGAGGAATCGAGGGCCATGTCCATTAG
- a CDS encoding efflux RND transporter permease subunit encodes MSISGDQGRETGRGLLNRLIALSLRHRALALLGAGLALLAGSLWILETPVDVFPDLTAPSVTVITEGQGYGPEEIEALVTFPLESALNGAPGVRRVRSVSADGISVIWVEFAWGEDVYRARQVVAERVQRASLPEELEPPQLGPISSIMGEITFIALTASSDSVSPLALRLIAETTVRRGLLAIPGISQVTPIGGDVREFQIELEPARMIQHGLGVEEVAHALEEASAHPAAGFHIDQGQEYLVRGLARARHVDDLAAAVVRVRDGVPLRVGDLGTVREGAEPKRGTASYRARPAVILSVQKQPGANTLTLTRAIDETLAALARSLPEGVVIEKENFRQADFITVAIHNVLVAMRDGAILVVGVLLLFLGNLRSTLISAVALPLSLVAGMLTLAWFGLSINTMTLGGLTIAIGALVDDAIIDVENVVRRLRENRTLPETARRGAIEVIYAASSEVRGAIFFATLIIGLVFVPLFFLPGMEGRLLRPLGIAYVTALAASLVVSLTVTPVLCYYLLRDAKSLGKDEPPLMRGLKRLYARTLDVALRRRGWVIGATVAMLAAALALVPSLGRSFLPPFNEGSLTVAIVSVPGITLAESDAIGQQIESALLGFPEVVSTSRRTGRAEKDEHVQGVNASEMEVVLRPGRRKEELLAAMRAAVATIPGANVSFGQPISHRIDHMISGSKSNLAVKIFGPDLSVLRGLAAQAEATLAGIPGLVDLSNTEQASIPRLMIAYDRAAMARHGLSAADLSQTIEALYQGTEAGEIVEDGIASRVVVRYPERLRAERERLGDLPVVTPAGHTIRLADVARVQFDLGPSLVRRENVQRVAMLTANIEGADLAGTVERARAAIDADIALPPGYHIRFGGQFEEAAKSVRNLLALAALILVAIYAILYRAFGHHRHTLIVLVNLPLALIGGIVAVAMGAQTLSVATLVGFITLFGIATRNGVLLVTHYQHLMRDEGMALAEAVRTGSLQRLGPVFMTALSAGLALIPLVIAGGQPGNEIQSPMGQVILGGLLTSTFLNMVLVPVLFVRWGGVKS; translated from the coding sequence ATGTCCATTAGCGGAGACCAGGGACGGGAGACGGGGCGCGGGTTGCTCAATCGCCTGATCGCCTTGTCGTTGCGGCACCGCGCGCTGGCGCTGCTGGGGGCGGGCTTGGCGCTCTTGGCCGGCTCGCTGTGGATTCTCGAAACACCGGTCGATGTTTTCCCCGATCTGACCGCGCCGTCGGTGACGGTGATCACCGAAGGACAGGGGTATGGGCCGGAAGAGATCGAGGCGCTGGTCACCTTTCCGCTGGAGTCGGCGCTGAACGGCGCGCCGGGAGTGAGACGGGTCCGTTCGGTGTCGGCCGACGGGATCTCGGTCATCTGGGTGGAGTTCGCCTGGGGCGAGGATGTCTACCGGGCGCGTCAGGTGGTGGCCGAACGGGTGCAGCGGGCCTCGCTGCCCGAGGAGCTGGAGCCGCCGCAACTGGGGCCCATCAGTTCGATCATGGGCGAGATCACCTTCATCGCGCTGACCGCCTCCTCGGACTCCGTGTCGCCTTTGGCCCTGCGCCTGATCGCCGAGACCACGGTGCGTCGCGGGCTCCTGGCGATTCCGGGCATCTCGCAGGTGACGCCGATCGGCGGCGATGTCCGCGAGTTCCAAATCGAGTTGGAGCCGGCGCGGATGATCCAGCACGGTCTGGGCGTCGAGGAGGTGGCGCATGCGCTGGAGGAGGCCTCGGCGCACCCGGCGGCGGGGTTCCACATCGACCAGGGGCAGGAGTATCTGGTGCGCGGATTGGCGCGGGCGCGGCATGTCGACGATCTGGCGGCGGCGGTGGTGCGTGTGCGCGACGGCGTGCCGTTGCGGGTGGGCGACCTGGGCACGGTGCGCGAGGGCGCCGAACCCAAGCGCGGCACCGCCTCATACCGGGCGCGTCCGGCCGTCATCCTCAGCGTGCAGAAACAACCCGGCGCCAACACGCTGACGCTGACGCGGGCAATCGATGAGACGCTGGCCGCCTTGGCGCGGTCGCTGCCTGAAGGTGTGGTGATCGAGAAGGAGAACTTCCGCCAGGCGGACTTCATCACCGTGGCGATTCACAATGTCCTGGTGGCGATGCGTGACGGCGCCATCCTGGTGGTCGGGGTGTTGCTTTTGTTTTTGGGCAATCTGCGCAGCACGCTGATTTCGGCGGTGGCACTGCCGTTGTCGCTGGTGGCGGGGATGCTGACGTTGGCGTGGTTCGGTCTGTCGATCAACACCATGACGCTGGGCGGCCTGACGATCGCGATCGGGGCGCTGGTGGATGACGCCATCATCGATGTCGAGAATGTCGTGCGGCGTCTGCGCGAGAACCGGACGCTGCCGGAGACGGCGCGTCGCGGGGCGATCGAGGTGATCTACGCCGCCTCCTCCGAGGTCCGGGGCGCGATCTTCTTTGCGACGTTGATCATCGGGTTGGTCTTTGTCCCGCTGTTCTTCCTGCCGGGGATGGAGGGGCGGCTGTTGCGGCCTCTGGGGATTGCCTATGTCACGGCGCTGGCGGCCTCGCTGGTGGTCTCGCTTACGGTGACGCCGGTGCTCTGCTACTATCTGCTGCGCGACGCCAAGTCGCTGGGCAAGGATGAACCGCCGCTGATGCGCGGCCTGAAGCGATTGTATGCGCGCACCCTGGATGTGGCGCTGCGGCGGCGTGGCTGGGTCATCGGGGCGACCGTCGCCATGCTGGCGGCGGCGCTGGCGCTGGTCCCGTCGCTGGGCCGCAGCTTCCTGCCGCCGTTCAACGAGGGGTCGCTTACGGTGGCCATTGTCAGCGTGCCGGGGATCACGCTGGCGGAAAGCGATGCGATCGGCCAGCAGATCGAGTCGGCCCTGCTGGGATTCCCGGAGGTGGTTTCGACCAGCCGTCGGACGGGACGGGCCGAAAAGGACGAACATGTGCAGGGTGTGAACGCCTCGGAAATGGAAGTGGTCCTGCGACCCGGCCGCCGCAAGGAGGAACTGCTGGCGGCGATGCGGGCGGCGGTGGCCACGATCCCCGGGGCGAATGTGAGTTTCGGCCAGCCGATCAGCCACCGGATCGATCACATGATCTCGGGCAGCAAATCGAACCTCGCGGTGAAAATCTTCGGGCCGGACCTGTCGGTCCTGCGCGGATTGGCGGCGCAGGCCGAGGCGACGCTCGCCGGAATTCCCGGCCTTGTCGATTTAAGCAACACCGAGCAGGCCAGCATCCCGCGTCTGATGATCGCCTACGACCGCGCGGCGATGGCGCGTCACGGGCTGTCGGCGGCGGATTTGTCGCAGACCATCGAGGCCCTCTATCAGGGGACCGAGGCGGGCGAGATTGTCGAGGATGGAATCGCCTCGCGGGTGGTGGTGCGTTATCCGGAGCGGTTGCGCGCCGAGCGCGAGCGGCTGGGGGACTTGCCGGTGGTCACACCCGCGGGGCACACGATCCGTCTGGCGGATGTGGCACGGGTGCAATTCGACTTGGGCCCCAGTCTGGTGCGGCGCGAGAATGTCCAGCGGGTCGCGATGCTGACCGCCAACATCGAGGGAGCGGATCTCGCCGGAACGGTCGAGCGGGCGCGTGCCGCCATCGACGCGGACATCGCCCTGCCGCCGGGATATCACATCCGGTTCGGCGGCCAGTTCGAGGAAGCGGCCAAAAGCGTGCGCAACCTCTTGGCGCTGGCGGCGCTCATCCTGGTGGCCATCTATGCGATTCTCTACCGGGCCTTCGGCCATCATCGGCACACGCTCATTGTGCTGGTCAATCTGCCACTGGCGTTGATTGGCGGGATCGTCGCGGTGGCGATGGGGGCCCAGACGTTGAGCGTGGCGACGCTGGTCGGATTCATCACGCTCTTTGGCATCGCAACGCGCAACGGCGTGCTGTTGGTCACACACTACCAGCACCTGATGCGCGACGAGGGCATGGCGTTGGCCGAGGCGGTGCGGACCGGATCGCTGCAGCGGCTGGGGCCGGTGTTCATGACGGCGTTGTCGGCCGGGCTGGCACTGATTCCATTGGTGATCGCCGGCGGCCAGCCCGGCAACGAGATTCAAAGCCCGATGGGGCAGGTGATTTTGGGCGGGCTGTTGACATCGACGTTTTTGAACATGGTGCTGGTGCCGGTGCTGTTCGTTCGCTGGGGCGGGGTAAAGTCGTAG